A segment of the Leptolyngbya sp. NIES-3755 genome:
CTAATGCTCCGAATGGTTCATCGAGTAAGAGCAACTTTGGACGGATTGCGAGGGCACGTGCGATCGCAACTCGTTGTTTCATCCCACCAGATAGTTCTTTCGGCTTTTTGTCGGCTGCATGGCGCAGTCCCACCATATCAATGTGACGTTCTACAACTTCACTCCGCTCTTCTTTCGGAGCATCTTTCATCACCTTATCGACTGCTAGCGCAATGTTCTCGCGAACGGTCTTCCAAGGTAAGAGCGAATAGTTTTGGAACACCATCATGCGATCGGGACCTGGCTCTTTGATTTGCCGACCTTCGAGGATCACGCCACCCGTCGAAGCCTGATCCAATCCCGCAATAATGTTCAGCAATGTGGACTTACCACAGCCCGAATGTCCGATAAAAGAAATGAACTCGCCTTGTTTGATCTTGAGTTCAATGTTCTTCAGCGCAATGTACTCGCCGCCATCTTTGAGCGGAAATATCTTATCTACGTGGTCAACTTCTAGAAAAACAGACATAGCAACTCAGGGGTGAAGGGTTTAGTGGTCAGAAGTGATGCGTGAACCGATCCAGCCAACAAAGCGATCGAGCGCTAAACCGACTAAACCAACCAACAAGACACAGATGATGATTTGGCTCATGCTATCTTCGTTGCCTGCGTTGTAAGCATCCCAAATCTTGAACCCGATACCGCCCTCAGCTTTGAGCATTTCTGCGGCAACGATCGCCAACCACGCTAAACCAATCCCAATTCGCAATCCACCAAACACATACGGCACTGTAGAAGGAACTAAGATACTAAAGAAGTAATCTCTGCCTGACAGTTTTAGCACCTTTGCAACGTTGTTATAGTCCTGTGGAATTTGCTGCACCCCAACGGCAGTGTTGATTACGATCGGCCAAATTGCAGTAATGAAGATGACAAAAATCGCCGCAGGGTCATTGTTTTGGAAAATTCCTAATGCGATCGGCAACCATGCTAGCGGCGGAACCGTTCTGAGAACTTGCACGATCGGGTCAAGACCGTTCTGCATGAACTTACTCACACCGAGCAGAACACCCAACCCAATCCCGACCACAGCCGCGAGCACATAGCCTAATGCGACCCGCTGCAAACTGATCAAGATTTGCAAGCCTAGCCCTTTATCCGTACCACCATTGTCATAGAACGGATCGAGAATCAATCTCCAGGTTTGCTCGATGACTTTGATCGGTCCCGGCATTTTCGATTCTGGACTTGCACAGAGCGCTTGCCAAAGCACCAGGGCAATTCCCACACAGATGATGACTGGAACGATCGAGGTGCTGAATTTCTTAACGATTTCTGAGAACTTTGAGGGTCGAGCGGGACGAAGAGACGGGTTAATAGTCATGAGAGGAGAGGTTTGTAGTGAAGGATGAAGAGTGAGGGACTAGCAACCTAGCCCCTCGGAGTCACTTAGGCTTTCTTGATTTTCAAGCTATCGAGGTAAGCTTTCGGATTTGCTGGATCAAAGGTCACTTTATCAAAGAACGTTTCGACTCCACGCGATGCAACATCTTTCGGAATCGCAGCTTCTTGAGCGATCGCTTTTGCAGCAGCTTCCCAGAGATCAGAACGGTTCACTTTGTCTACTAATGCTTTCACATCGGTGTTAGCTTCAAACTTGCCCCAACGCATATTTTCAGTGATGAACCAAGTATCGTGGCTCTTGAACGGATAAGCTGCATCCTCACGCCAGAACTTCATCAGCAAATCGCTATTCTGCAAGGTGCGACCATTGCCCATGTCAAAGTTGCCTTTCGCCCGTTCGATAATGTCTGATACTGGAGCTTTGACGTACTTGTCTGCCGAGAGAATTTGGCACATTTCCTCTTTGTTCTCATCTTTGTCGCACCACATTTGGGCTTCGAGAACTGCCATCATCAAAGCTTTGGTTGCTTTCGGGTGCTTATCGACCCAATCTGCTCTCATGCTGAAAGACTTCTCAGGATGGTTCTTCCACAGCTCTCCAGTGGTGACTGCTGTGTAGCCGAGTTTCTTGGACACTAAGCGATCGTTCCAAGGTTCTCCCACACAGAACGCATCCATCGTTTTGGTTTCCATGTTGGCAACCATTTGAGGCGGCGGAACAACCACGAGGTCAACATCGGTATCGGGATTGATCCCGCCTGCTGCTAACCAGTAGCGCATCCACAAATCGTGAGTTCCACCAGGGAAAGTGATTGCTGCTTTGAATTTCTTACCTGCGGCTGCGGCTTCTGCAATTTTCGCTTTCAGAGGAGAACTATCTGCTGCAAGTTTGAGATCTGCATAGTCATTCGAGACAGAAATGCCTTGTCCATCCGTATTCAAGCGCCCCAAGATATACATTGGCACTGGAGTGTTACCTTTGGTAATCTTTCCGGTAGACAGGAAGTATGGAATCGGGGTGAGAATGTGAGCGCCATCAATGCCGCCTTTGTCTGAACCGAGTTCCAGGTTATCGCGAACGACTGCCCAAGAGGTTTGCTTGGTGACGGATACATCTTTCATGCCGTACTTGGCAAATAAGCCCTTTTCCAATGCAATGATCAAGGGTGCAGAGTCGGTGAGTGCAATAAATCCAAGCTTAGCAGTTGTAACTTCGGGTGCATCTGCCGCACTGATATTTACCGCAGGAGAAGCAACCGGAGAGGATGAACCACTCGAAGCACTTTTGCTGTTCAGTCCGGTGCTACAACCATTGATAACAACTGCTCCAGCGGCGGTCGCGCCTGCGGTAAAGAGAAACTTACGTCGGGAAAGATTAGACATTGAATCGTCCTTTGGGAAATGTACTGGGGAGTTAAGGGAAACAACAGCGAAGTGCTGTGGAGTGTGGGAGCGAACAAACTTTGGGGTTAGGCATCGAGAACAATGCGACCCACCGGACGAGCGATGCAGGTGAGGATTTTTCCAGAAGCTCGATCGAGATCATCGAGTCCATCCGGTTCTCCGTCATACCTGACTTCGCCTTCGAGTAATGTGCATTTGCAACTTCCGCAAGTTCCAGACCGACAAGAGCTATCGATCGAGACTTCTGCTTGATCTGCAACATCCAGAATGAAATCATCCTGCGTACAGGTCACATCCTTACTGGACTTAGCAAAACTTACAGTTGCCGGAGCCGCCACTGCTGTTTCGGTTTTTACAATCGGTGGCGAACTCAACACATACTCAAATTCTTGTGAAACCGTTGATTTCCCGTTCGAGGTTTCGACTTCGGGTCGATCAAGGGTAATCAATGCGGTTTGAGCAGGACGCGCTGATTCGGGCATTTCTGACCAAGGACGCGCTCCAAACTGCTCGATCAGAATCTCGTGCAAGATTGGCTTCAGGTCTTCACAGGGAATGCTCTTTCTGACACAGGTTCCAAGTTCAGCATGTTTGCCAACTTTTCCACCCATGTAAAGATCAACGCCTTCGACGGTGCGCCCATCTTTGCGGACTTTCGTGCCCATCATCCCGATATCTGCCACTTGCGGCTGTCCACAAGAGTTCGGGCAACCTGTCCAATGAATCCGAACCGGTTTTGGGCAGTACAAGTCTTGCTCTAGTTCTTGAATCAATGCAACTGCACGATTCTTGGTTTCGATCAAAGCAAAGTTACAGAACTGTGCACCTGTACAAGAGACTAAAGCACGAGAAAGATTTTGAGGCTCGATCGAGAATCGTTTAACCAGTGGTTCTCTCAGCAAGGCTGAAACTCGTGAATCCGGCACATTCGGAATAATCACGTTTTGTTCAACCGTAAAGCGAACTTCACCACTGCCGTAAACTTCTGCAATTCGAGCAAGATCAAACAAGTCTTGAGCAAACATTCGCCCGACCGGAACATGCAAGCCCACATAGTTCAATCCAGGCTGTTTTTGAGCATGAATGCCAATGTGATCGCGCTTGTCCCAGAGAATCTCATCTTTCGGAGCAGCAGGAACAAACGCATGTCCTAACTGTTTCTCAACGGCTTCGCGGAATTGATCCAGACCGAGTTCATCAATCAGCCACATCAAGCGAGCTTTCTGACGATTCGCTCTCAATCCTAAATCGCGATACACCGTTAAGATCGCTTCGCAAACTGCAACCACATCACGCGGATCAACCCAAGCATTCAGAGGAATTGCTGCATCACAGCGTTTTGCTGAGAAAAAGCCACCGACCAAGACATTAAATCCGAGAGTGCCATCTTTGTAAGCAGGAACGAAAGCGATGTCATTGATTTCTGCGTGAACCGAATTATCTCGGCAACCTGCGATCGCAATATTGAACTTACGCGGCAGATTACTAAAGCTCGGATTACCACGACCATTGTTCGTGATCATGTCCTGTACTTTTCTGACCAGTCCGCGAGTATCAATCAACTCATCTGCATCAATGCCCGCGACAGGCGATCCAGTGATGTTGCGAACGTTATCCATCCCAGACTGAATGCTCGTCAATCCAGCCTGATCAAACTTCCGAAAAATTTCTGGTAAATCTTCGATCCGAATCCCGCGCAGTTGAACATTTTGGCGCGTGGTGATATCCGCAGTGCCATCATCGCCATAACGCTGTAGGACTTCTCCTAACACTCGCGTTTGTCCACTGGTGAGAATCCCATTCGGAATCCGCATCCGCATCATGAACTTTCCTGGAGTGACCGGACGGAAAAACACGCCCAACCACTTCAAACGATGATCGCGATCGGTTTCATCCATCGCCTCCCAGCCCAGCCGAGCAAACTGCTCCAACTCCGCTTTTACTGCAAGACCATCTTTCTCTGCTTTGAGTTTTTCAAACTTATTCTGAGTAGGCGCAGATGTAAGGGTGTCTGTCATGGATTGAGCCTATAGATAAAAGTGTTGCAAAGCGAACACAAAAGCGGTCTTTTCGCAACCGTGATTCGGTGTAACGCTGACCGATGAAGTAAAGGTAATTGGGATCTCAGAGGAATTTCGTATCTAGAGTTACAAAATATTTCGTAATATGACGTTTCTGCATGAGCGCGATTCGCTTTCGTCATCTACCATCGGAAATACGTCAGGGGGATTACTTTAGAACAAAGAGCACAAAGGAGAAGGCGATGCGCCGTCGAACTTTTTTATCGTGGGCTGGTTTTGGTTGGATGATGAGTCGAATTCCTGCTGCGTTGACTGCGTTTCTTGCAGCGTGTACGGGTCAACAGCGGAGTGCAACAGGATTGGAAACGGTAGGTACGATCGCGGATTTGGATGCAAAAGGCATATTACAAACGGAGTCACCTGCTCCAATTTTGGTGATTCGGAATCCGACTGATCCAAAAACGTTGATTGCCGTCAATTCGACTTGTACCCATCAGGGGTGCTTAGTCGCTTGGAATGCAGAACGCAAGTCGTTTGTATGTCCGTGTCATGGTGCGGCGTATGCGGCGGATGGATCAGTTCAGAAAGAACCTGCAACAAAAGCGTTGACGACTTATCCGGTTCAAGTCGATGGGCAGAATGTTCAAGTCAAACTGGGCTAATGCGCTCTTAGGTAGAGGAAGGTCGATCGACATTGTTCCACCGTTGAGTTAACCCTAAATCATTGGAGATTTGGCTATGACTCAGGCGGCTACACAAAACGATCGTGCACTTAGCAACCTCGAATATGACTTGCTGACGGCTCTTCAGAACAAAGCAGAAGCAGTAAAAGCTTACGAAACTTACATTCAAGATGCTGAGCAACAACAGTCTCAACCTTGTGTTGAACTATTCCGCAAGTTAAGAGATGCGGATATTCAGACGGCTCAGGAAATTCGTCATCACCTTCAACAAGTGATGCAAAACGGTCGGATGTAGACTAGACCTCTTGCGTGAATGCCATGGCGAATAGAATTCGCGGCTAAACAAACGAAGTCCACCTTCGTGGACTAAGAAAAACGGCTGTTAGTGTGCGAAGGCACACTTTGTCTGTATAGCCCCGAATTCCATTCGGTGGGCATTTTAGATTCACGCAAGAAGTTTAATGATTCGGGCGATCGATCTGGTTACGATGAAAGCTCGATCGTTTCTTGATTTAACCGAATCAAAAAGCTGTGGCGCTAGTTCAAGTAGAGCATCCTACTTTTGCAGCACCACAGCTTTTTTAATGGTTCAAATCTATTCTCTATTTCAACGATCCCAACTGCTGACGAATCTCGCGGGGCAAAAGAATTCGATCGATGGCATGAATGACCCCATTAGAAGCCAAAAGATCCGCTTGCACCACTCGTGCATCATTCACAATCACGCGCCCTGGAGTAACATCAACCGAAACGCCGCCCCCCAAGGTTTTAAGATTTCCGTTGCGGAGCTGTTTCGAGGTGAGTTCACCCGGTACAACGTGATACGCCAAAATTCGCGCCAACAATGCTCGATTTCGAGGAGCAACCAGTTTTTCTACCGTTCCCGCAGGAAGAGCCGCAAATGCCGCATCCGTTGGCGCAAAAATCGTAACGCGTTGACCGGGCTGAATGGCTGTTCCAACTCCCGCCGCTTGGATTGCTGCCGCTAAAGTCGTGAATTGACCTGCACGAGAGGCTCCCTGCAAAAGCTGAGTGACAGTCAGATTGCGAGTATTGATCGGAGCAGGTCTCGTCGTAGGTGTAGGGCTAGGAATTGGCGTGGGAGTTTGAGCGATCGCGCTTTGTGACACGATAGTCAGTGTAGTCGCGATCCCCATCAGTAAAACGAAGTGACGAAATCGAGCAAACATTGAAACCCTGTCCTTCTAGTAAAAGCCACCGATACGTTAATACGATCGCGAAGTAATCTCAACAGCCTCTTGATAGATAAAATAGCGTTGTGAAACATGTTAAAACTTACGACTGCGGTTGAGACAGTTCGATCGCGTTTGGATCACTCCAAATCCGAATTCCATCGGTTCCTGCCGCCACGATCGCTTGCCCACCCAGTGCAAATCGCACAAACAAACTACTAAAAGGCGAAGCGAACATTGATCCCATCGATCGCTCTCCCAGCAAATGCCAGAGATGAACTGCTCCTCCTGCGGCTGTTGCCAACGTCTGTCCATCTGGACTCAGTGTC
Coding sequences within it:
- a CDS encoding Rieske (2Fe-2S) domain-containing protein (similar to AA sequence:cyanobase_aa:LBDG_24120), which produces MRRRTFLSWAGFGWMMSRIPAALTAFLAACTGQQRSATGLETVGTIADLDAKGILQTESPAPILVIRNPTDPKTLIAVNSTCTHQGCLVAWNAERKSFVCPCHGAAYAADGSVQKEPATKALTTYPVQVDGQNVQVKLG
- a CDS encoding nitrate/nitrite transport system permease protein (similar to AA sequence:cyanobase_aa:LBDG_24150) — protein: MTINPSLRPARPSKFSEIVKKFSTSIVPVIICVGIALVLWQALCASPESKMPGPIKVIEQTWRLILDPFYDNGGTDKGLGLQILISLQRVALGYVLAAVVGIGLGVLLGVSKFMQNGLDPIVQVLRTVPPLAWLPIALGIFQNNDPAAIFVIFITAIWPIVINTAVGVQQIPQDYNNVAKVLKLSGRDYFFSILVPSTVPYVFGGLRIGIGLAWLAIVAAEMLKAEGGIGFKIWDAYNAGNEDSMSQIIICVLLVGLVGLALDRFVGWIGSRITSDH
- a CDS encoding beta-Ig-H3/fasciclin (similar to AA sequence:cyanobase_aa:LBDG_22980), which gives rise to MFARFRHFVLLMGIATTLTIVSQSAIAQTPTPIPSPTPTTRPAPINTRNLTVTQLLQGASRAGQFTTLAAAIQAAGVGTAIQPGQRVTIFAPTDAAFAALPAGTVEKLVAPRNRALLARILAYHVVPGELTSKQLRNGNLKTLGGGVSVDVTPGRVIVNDARVVQADLLASNGVIHAIDRILLPREIRQQLGSLK
- a CDS encoding ABC transporter substrate-binding protein (similar to AA sequence:cyanobase_aa:LBDG_24140), whose translation is MSNLSRRKFLFTAGATAAGAVVINGCSTGLNSKSASSGSSSPVASPAVNISAADAPEVTTAKLGFIALTDSAPLIIALEKGLFAKYGMKDVSVTKQTSWAVVRDNLELGSDKGGIDGAHILTPIPYFLSTGKITKGNTPVPMYILGRLNTDGQGISVSNDYADLKLAADSSPLKAKIAEAAAAGKKFKAAITFPGGTHDLWMRYWLAAGGINPDTDVDLVVVPPPQMVANMETKTMDAFCVGEPWNDRLVSKKLGYTAVTTGELWKNHPEKSFSMRADWVDKHPKATKALMMAVLEAQMWCDKDENKEEMCQILSADKYVKAPVSDIIERAKGNFDMGNGRTLQNSDLLMKFWREDAAYPFKSHDTWFITENMRWGKFEANTDVKALVDKVNRSDLWEAAAKAIAQEAAIPKDVASRGVETFFDKVTFDPANPKAYLDSLKIKKA
- a CDS encoding nitrite reductase (similar to AA sequence:cyanobase_aa:LBDG_24130) — protein: MTDTLTSAPTQNKFEKLKAEKDGLAVKAELEQFARLGWEAMDETDRDHRLKWLGVFFRPVTPGKFMMRMRIPNGILTSGQTRVLGEVLQRYGDDGTADITTRQNVQLRGIRIEDLPEIFRKFDQAGLTSIQSGMDNVRNITGSPVAGIDADELIDTRGLVRKVQDMITNNGRGNPSFSNLPRKFNIAIAGCRDNSVHAEINDIAFVPAYKDGTLGFNVLVGGFFSAKRCDAAIPLNAWVDPRDVVAVCEAILTVYRDLGLRANRQKARLMWLIDELGLDQFREAVEKQLGHAFVPAAPKDEILWDKRDHIGIHAQKQPGLNYVGLHVPVGRMFAQDLFDLARIAEVYGSGEVRFTVEQNVIIPNVPDSRVSALLREPLVKRFSIEPQNLSRALVSCTGAQFCNFALIETKNRAVALIQELEQDLYCPKPVRIHWTGCPNSCGQPQVADIGMMGTKVRKDGRTVEGVDLYMGGKVGKHAELGTCVRKSIPCEDLKPILHEILIEQFGARPWSEMPESARPAQTALITLDRPEVETSNGKSTVSQEFEYVLSSPPIVKTETAVAAPATVSFAKSSKDVTCTQDDFILDVADQAEVSIDSSCRSGTCGSCKCTLLEGEVRYDGEPDGLDDLDRASGKILTCIARPVGRIVLDA
- a CDS encoding hypothetical protein (hypothetical protein FJSC11DRAFT_4427;~similar to AA sequence:cyanobase_aa:LBDG_24110); the protein is MTQAATQNDRALSNLEYDLLTALQNKAEAVKAYETYIQDAEQQQSQPCVELFRKLRDADIQTAQEIRHHLQQVMQNGRM